The following proteins are co-located in the Apium graveolens cultivar Ventura chromosome 5, ASM990537v1, whole genome shotgun sequence genome:
- the LOC141723451 gene encoding uncharacterized protein LOC141723451, which produces MTNYIIFLFLFCVVNGPGTSAGEKIDPLTDWFNRDETIKFAGYGEDKLSTVLVTGTLLCHPLYQRPFPISGASVAVSCQAGRKTRQSNRIQSTTDENGDFLFDIPSNLHGIPNLEKICCVSVLQLPKSSPCKPAFTRKHKGISLSDIGEGLRTYTTGTIQLRPKTAGISRHAGGRKPDIVKAN; this is translated from the exons ATGACCAACTACATCATCTTCCTATTTCTTTTCTGTGTTGTTAATGGTCCAGGCACATCAGCTGGGGAAAAGATTGATCCTTTGACGGACTGGTTTAACAGGGACGAAACTATTAAATTTGCAGGGTATGGCGAAGACAAGCTCTCCACAGTTTTAGTCACCGGAACTTTGCTCTGCCACCCCCTTTATCAACGCCCCTTTCCTATTTCAG GTGCATCTGTTGCTGTGTCTTGTCAAGCAGGACGGAAGACAAGGCAATCCAATCGAATTCAAAGCACAACAGACGAAAATGGGGATTTTTTATTTGATATTCCTTCCAACCTCCATGGAATCCCCAACTTGGAAAAGATTTGTTGTGTTAGTGTTCTTCAACTACCCAAGAGTTCTCCTTGCAAGCCAGCATTTACACGCAAACACAAAGGAATTTCATTGTCCGACATAGGGGAAGGTCTTCGTACATACACCACCGGCACTATTCAACTAAGACCTAAAACTGCAGGGATTTCAAGACATGCAGGAGGAAGGAAACCAGATATAGTGAAGGCCAACTGA
- the LOC141659837 gene encoding acyl carrier protein 3, mitochondrial has protein sequence MRIGVSMGESFLVREMYALNIINRQLCTTTGTSSDQIMARVIGLVKGFDRIDATKVTETADFQKDLSLDSLDRVELVMAIEQEFSVEIPEEKADKLKCCADVTQYIISEADQNIAEDS, from the exons ATGCGGATAGGGGTCTCTATGGGAGAAAGCTTTCTAGTTAGGGAAATGTATGCACTCAACATAATCAACAGACAATTGTGCACAACCACTGGTACCAGCTCTGATCAGATAATGGCTCGAGTTATTGGATTGGTCAAGGGATTTGACAGAATCGATGCCACAAAG GTTACAGAAACAGCTGATTTCCAGAAAGACTTATCCCTCGACAGCTTAGATAGGGTTGAGCTTGTCATGGCTATTGAACAAGAATTTTCTGTGGAAATACCAGAAGAAAAAGCAGATAAACTGAAATGCTGTGCTGATGTTACTCAATACATCATTTCTGAAGCTGATCAGAATATTGCAGAGGATTCTTGA
- the LOC141659838 gene encoding uncharacterized protein LOC141659838 codes for MCMLAYGISADAIDDYVRIDESKMIECLKRFGTNVILIFESEYLRKPNSNNVQRLLKMGEDHGFPVSSSDLWTWHVFFGVAGSNNDIKLLDRSPVFDEVLEGCAPEVNYNVNG; via the exons ATGTGTATGTTGGCATATGGAATATCTGCAGATGCTATTGATGATTATGTGCGTATTGATGAGTCTAAAATGATTGAATGCTTGAAAAGATTTGGCACTAATGTTATTTTGATATTTGAGAGTGAGTATTTACGAAAGCCAAACTCAAATAATGTACAACGTCTACTAAAGATGGGTGAAGATCACGGATTTCCCG TATCCTCATCGGATCTATGGACATGGCATGTATTTTTTGGAGTTGCTGGTTCTAACAATGATATAAAATTGTTAGATCGGTCACCAGTATTCGATGAAGTGCTAGAAGGTTGTGCTCCTGAAGTAAACTACAATGTTAACGGTTAA